The Glycine max cultivar Williams 82 chromosome 12, Glycine_max_v4.0, whole genome shotgun sequence genome window below encodes:
- the LOC112998579 gene encoding CLAVATA3/ESR (CLE)-related protein 13 has protein sequence MANTTMVTRVFILALIILSTFFMTLQARNLHGHPSIRENNVADNNHRFLHNYLDLLKHIHVDHQDADDAPHKDGNTHRLTPEGPDPHHNFATPPRN, from the coding sequence ATGGCAAACACAACAATGGTTACTCGAGTATTTATACTTGCACTAATCATCCTCTCCACCTTCTTCATGACTTTGCAGGCTCGTAATCTCCATGGACATCCCTCCATTCGCGAAAATAATGTTGCAGATAACAACCATCGCTTTCTTCACAATTATTTAGACCTATTAAAGCATATACATGTTGATCATCAAGATGCTGATGATGCCCCTCACAAGGATGGAAATACACATAGACTCACACCAGAAGGACCAGATCCTCATCATAATTTTGCAACACCACCAAGAAACTGA
- the LOC100781720 gene encoding transcription factor GTE4 has product MASGPIVGDDGAKEKQRYTESKVYTRKAFKGPKNKGNAVITVNAVPPPPPPPPPPAAVATTNGGDDGSATVIAVDYNNKDNSTVDNGDVRAKDNSNNASVQPVPEDGNSARPQVNSMLDTVSDDSSSLNRPQDEPFSVPGVGERSPGPENCVRISLASRSKQEKRELRRRLQGELNRVRSLVNRIEEKLGVLGGYGNSDMMVDRGIGNGVGAKRAHSEVASAVVTPREREPTRPLHQLSVSVLENSQGVTEIVEKEKRTPTANQFYRNSEFLLGKDKFPPAESNKKSKLNGKKHVEGEMGHGMGSKLLKSCSALLEKLMKHKHGWVFNAPVDVEGLGLHDYFSIITHPMDLGTVKSRLNKNWYKSPKEFAEDVRLTFHNAMTYNPKGQDVHIMAEQLLNIFEERWAIIESNYYREIRYGLDYGAPSPVSRKAPPFRPPPIDMRRILDRSESMTQPPKIMGITPSSRTPAPKKPKAKDPHKRDMTYEEKQKLSTHLQSLPSEKLDAIVQIIKKRNSALSQHDDEIEVDIDSVDTETLWELDRFVTNYKKSLSKNKRKAELAILARERAEQNAQQKSQAPVAVEIPKETQADERNVPPSLPEQGQIPVDNGSKTSSSSSSSSDSGSSSSDSDSDSSSASGSDAGSPKT; this is encoded by the exons ATGGCTTCGGGGCCAATAGTTGGAGATGATGGAGCCAAAGAGAAGCAGAGGTACACCGAGAGTAAGGTTTACACTAGGAAAGCGTTTAAAGGTCCGAAGAACAAAGGTAACGCCGTCATCACCGTGAACGCtgttcctcctcctcctcctcctcctcctcctcctgccGCCGTAGCTACTACCAACGGCGGCGACGACGGTTCTGCTACTGTTATTGCCGTTGATTACAACAATAAGGATAACAGTACTGTCGATAACGGTGATGTTAGGGCTAAGGATAATAGCAATAACGCCTCTGTTCAGCCGGTGCCGGAGGATGGGAATTCAGCCCGTCCGCAAGTTAATTCGATGTTGGATACGGTTTCAGATGACTCCTCCAGCTTGAACCGTCCTCAAGATGAACCTTTTAGTGTTCCAGGCGTGGGAGAGCGGTCGCCGGGACCGGAGAATTGTGTCAGGATCAGTTTGGCTTCGCGGTCTAAGCAGGAGAAGCGGGAGCTGAGGAGGAGGCTTCAGGGTGAGCTTAATAGGGTTAGGAGTTTGGTGAATAGGATTGAGGAGAAGTTGGGGGTGCTTGGTGGGTATGGTAATTCTGATATGATGGTGGATCGTGGGATTGGTAATGGGGTTGGAGCTAAGAGGGCTCACTCGGAGGTGGCATCTGCTGTTGTTACACCTCGAGAGCGAGAGCCTACCCGGCCTTTGCATCAGTTGAGTGTGTCAGTGTTGGAGAATAGTCAAGGGGTTACTGAAATTGTTGAGAAGGAGAAGAGGACGCCAACGGCAAACCAGTTTTATCGCAATTCGGAGTTCTTGCTGGGGAAAGATAAGTTTCCACCCGCAGAGAGTAACAAGAAGTCTAAATTGAATGGGAAGAAGCATGTCGAGGGTGAGATGGGACATGGAATGGGTTCCAAGCTTTTAAAGAGTTGTAGTGCGTTGCTTGAGAAGTTGATGAAGCACAAACATGGTTGGGTGTTTAATGCTCCGGTTGACGTGGAGGGTCTTGGTTTGCATGATTACTTTAGTATCATCACACATCCAATGGACTTGGGAACTGTGAAGTCAAGGCTGAACAAGAATTGGTACAAATCACCCAAGGAGTTTGCTGAGGATGTGAGACTTACATTTCATAATGCCATGACTTATAATCCCAAAGGGCAAGACGTTCATATAATGGCAGAGCAGCTACTTAACATATTTGAAGAAAGATGGGCTATAATAGAATCAAATTACTACCGTGAGATTAGATATGGCCTGGATTATGGAGCACCTTCACCTGTGTCTAGAAAGGCTCCTCCCTTTCGGCCACCACCAATTGATATGAGGCGGATTTTGGATAGGTCAGAATCAATGACACAACCTCCAAAAATCATGGGCATCACTCCTTCGTCTCGAACCCCTGCTCCCAAAAAGCCCAAGGCCAAAGATCCTCATAAGAGAGACATGACATATGAGGAAAAGCAGAAACTCAGCACACATCTTCAGAGTCTACCTTCTGAGAAGCTAGATGCAATTGTACAGATCATTAAGAAGAGAAACTCAGCACTTTCACAACACGATGATGAAATTGAAGTGGACATTGATAGTGTGGATACTGAGACTCTCTGGGAGCTTGATAGATTTGTGACCAACTATAAGAAAAGTTTGAGCAAAAACAAGAGGAAGGCTGAGCTTGCTATTCTAGCTAGAGAACGAGCTGAGCAGAATGCCCAGCAGAAG AGTCAGGCACCAGTTGCAGTAGAGATTCCGAAAGAAACACAAGCAG ATGAAAGAAATGTTCCCCCATCCTTGCCCGAGCAAGGACAAATTCCAGTGGATAATGGGAGTAAGACCAGTAGTTCAAGCAGCTCCAGCAGTGATTCAGGCTCTTCGTCAAGTG atTCTGATAGTGATAGTTCCTCAGCCTCTGGGTCTGATGCAGGGTCACCAAAAACCTGA
- the LOC100782788 gene encoding seed biotin-containing protein SBP65 — translation MATQFEHLGKDTPQGSIEALQVGERVRETHELGAHFESLADKAPNVVGNKDNEIEARGGVRDVGKFEMKGNKDRQELEKRTREVIGREEKKKGRESGGQVVAEKGRGRVGPENEGARTTAVITCTLEKGGATQKPLREEESESTERSTWEQISNYSDQATQGVKERYDRAKQAASETLNTTAETAQEKSAQAKDLATQAKDATLEKGQQGYVATKDTISSAAKTASEKTAPVAEKAKEYTLQAAEKTKSVGGTTASYVGEKAVQAKDVTVESGKNAAGYAAKVAVDLKDKAASVGWAAAHFSAEKTVEGTKAAAHVVEGAAGYAGHKAAELASMSTGAVKGLAASAGETAKEYTTRKKEEAQRELEAKKAFQPQEAEERPSQGIGETVSSVGEKVKKPFENILGGEGKKDESGGNDQSSGGGQEQGKSIIGQTLTSIGEKLGDAKQREELIDNVTEGGSEVLGAVGETVGEIGQNTMKPAEIVQERAHVRQEGGVLDAIGETIAEIAETTRVMVAGEDKRVMPETRVTDRAKHEERSESA, via the exons ATGGCCACCCAGTTCGAGCACCTTGGGAAGGACACTCCTCAGGGTAGCATAGAAGCGTTGCAAGTTGGAGAGAGGGTCAGAGAGACTCACGAGTTGGGTGCACACTTTGAATCCCTCGCTGACAAAGCACCGAATGTAGTTGGAAACAAAGACAATGAAATAGAAGCTCGTGGCGGTGTTCGTGATGTTGGAAAGTTCGAAATGAAGGGAAACAAGGATAGACAAGAACTCGAAAAACGAACAAGAGAGGTAAtaggaagagaagagaaaaaaaaaggaagagaaagtgGAGGACAAGTAGTGGCAGAGAAAGGAAGGGGAAGGGTTGGACCTGAAAATGAAGGTGCAAGAACAACCGCGGTTATAACTTGCACGTTGGAAAAAGGTGGTGCTACTCAGAAACCATtaagagaagaagagagtgaAAGTACTGAAAGATCAACGTGGGAACAGATTTCCAACTACAGTGATCAAGCCACGCAAGGTGTGAAGGAGAGGTACGATAGAGCAAAGCAAGCAGCGAGCGAGACACTGAACACCACAGCAGAAACCGCACAAGAGAAAAGCGCACAGGCTAAGGACCTTGCAACACAAGCAAAGGACGCAACGTTGGAGAAGGGTCAACAAGGCTATGTTGCGACGAAGGACACCATTTCAAGTGCTGCAAAAACCGCTTCTGAAAAAACTGCGCCGGTGGCAGAGAAGGCCAAAGAGTACACACTTCAGGCTGCGGAGAAGACCAAGAGTGTCGGTGGCACGACGGCGAGTTACGTCGGAGAGAAAGCGGTGCAGGCCAAGGATGTTACCGTGGAGAGTGGGAAGAATGCCGCGGGGTATGCTGCCAAGGTGGCTGTGGATTTGAAGGACAAGGCCGCGTCGGTGGGGTGGGCCGCGGCACATTTTTCCGCGGAGAAGACGGTGGAGGGGACCAAGGCCGCCGCACATGTTGTCGAGGGAGCGGCCGGGTATGCCGGACATAAGGCCGCCGAGCTTGCTTCGATGTCGACCGGTGCTGTTAAAGGCTTGGCTGCTTCAGCTGGTGAGACTGCTAAGGAATACACTACAAGGAAGAAAGAGGAGGCACAGCGGGAATTGGAGGCCAAAAAAGCATTTCAACCTCAG GAAGCCGAGGAGAGACCATCCCAAGGAATTGGCGAAACAGTGAGCAGTGTCGGTGAGAAGGTAAAGaaaccatttgaaaacattttgggaggagaagggaaaaaagatgaaagtggTGGCAATGACCAAAGTAGTGGAGGAGGTCAAGAACAGGGAAAGAGTATCATTGGTCAAACACTGACAAGCATTGGTGAGAAGTTGGGTGATGCAAAACAGAGAGAGGAGCTGATAGACAACGTCACTGAGGGAGGGAGCGAGGTGTTAGGAGCAGTAGGTGAAACCGTGGGTGAGATTGGACAGAACACGATGAAGCCAGCGGAGATAGTTCAAGAACGTGCTCACGTGCGACAAGAGGGTGGGGTGTTGGATGCCATTGGCGAAACCATTGCTGAGATTGCTGAAACAACTAGAGTCATGGTTGCTGGAGAGGACAAGAGAGTGATGCCGGAGACTCGTGTAACTGATCGTGCCAAGCATGAAGAAAGGTCGGAGAGTGCTtga
- the LOC100797451 gene encoding signaling peptide TAXIMIN 1, whose amino-acid sequence MCNSDGDCRPLGFLLGLPFAFLALLVSVVGLVVWIVGLLLTCICPCCLCITVIVECALELVKAPLHVMEWCTSQIPC is encoded by the exons atgTGCAACTCAGATGGTGATTGCAGACCCTTGGGCTTTCTCTTGGGTCTCCCCTTCGCTTTTCTCGCCCTCCTCGTCTCGGTCGTTGGCCTCGTCGTGTGGATCGTTGG GTTGTTGTTGACATGCATATGCCCCTGCTGCTTGTGCATAACTGTAATAGTGGAGTGTGCGTTGGAGTTGGTGAAGGCTCCACTGCATGTTATGGAGTGGTGCACCTCTCAGATCCCTTGTTAG
- the LOC100796919 gene encoding uncharacterized protein HI_0077, with the protein MQRLKVEVMVVSLSASRYSHGSALHFKSRRFSSSSCSCLKVSPWRGLNEWRESPLNENRKWGEHGPGPASEPHRHHHHRDSPFGQASTLAEIGSIVLSTSDPHWKSQLSHMAYSMWRRHNLPLGISKPPSRPARPPIPQLVSPKEIPAPKDSGLPLNAYMLHNLAHVELNAIDLAWDTVVRFSPYSEILGEGFFADFAHVADDESRHFSWCAQRLAELGFKYGDMPAHNLLWRECEKSSDNVAARLAVIPLVQEARGLDAGPRLVKKLVGFGDNRTSKIVARIADEEVAHVAVGVYWFASVCEKLNCAPDSTFKDLLKEYNVELKGPFNYSARDEAGIPRDWYDDASSTSIKDKKDKDGNQEQLSAVYKRLASIIAMEKENSSLTKPPE; encoded by the exons ATGCAGCGTCTGAAAGTGGAAGTGATGGTGGTATCACTATCAGCCTCACGCTACTCTCACGGTTCTGCCTTGCATTTCAAGTCCAGacgcttctcttcttcttcatgttCTTGTCTGAAGGTTTCGCCGTGGCGGGGTCTTAATGAATGGAGGGAGAGTCCTCTGAACGAGAATCGCAAGTGGGGAGAGCATGGCCCTGGTCCTGCTTCAGAACCccaccgccaccaccaccaccgtgACTCTCCATTTGGGCAAGCTTCTACCTTGGCTGAGATTGGTTCTATTGTTCTTTCCACTAGCGACCCTCACTGGAAGTCCCAGCTTTCTCACATGGCTTACTCCATGTGGCGCCGCCACAACCTCCCCCTTGGCATTTCCAAACCCCCCTCTCGCCCCGCCAGACCCCCAATACCCCAATTG GTTTCCCCTAAGGAAATTCCTGCTCCCAAGGACTCAGGTTTGCCTCTGAATGCTTATATGCTTCATAATCTAGCACACGTGGAGCTCAATGCAATTGATTTGGCCTGGGATACTGTCGTCCGATTTTCTCCCTATAGTGAAATTCTAGGGGAAGGGTTCTTTGCTGACTTTGCTCATGTTGCTGATGATGAGAGCCGCCACTTCTCTTGGTGTGCACAGAGGCTTGCTGAACTGGGTTTTAA ATATGGTGATATGCCAGCCCACAATTTGCTATGGAGGGAATGTGAGAAATCATCAGACAATGTTGCTGCACGTTTGGCTGTGATCCCACTAGTCCAG GAGGCTAGAGGACTTGATGCAGGGCCACGCCtggtaaaaaaattagttggCTTTGGAGATAATAGGACATCTAAGATTGTGGCTAGAATTGCTGATGAGGAAGTTGCACATGTAGCAGTTGGTGTCTACTGGTTTGCTTCTGTCTGTGAAAAACTGAATTGTGCTCCAGACTCCACTTTTAAAG ACTTACTAAAGGAATACAACGTGGAACTAAAGGGTCCCTTCAATTATTCAGCTAGAGATGAAGCTGGCATTCCCCGTGATTG GTATGATGATGCATCATCCACAAGCATTAAGGACAAGAAAGACAAAGATGGCAATCAAGAACAGCTCTCTGCA GTTTACAAGAGGCTGGCTTCCATCATTGCTATGGAAAAAGAGAATTCAAGTTTGACCAAGCCACCTGAATGA
- the LOC100782255 gene encoding adenylate-forming reductase 03009, translating to MEERESTEIKIARFSSCRGVAFEIDPNRSNPFAIGSPTKQEGIGTWLWLPWTRNSSFKVLPQPHNISPTRSRVSSHFCDIDIDASDVEVEFIAEVQDIEKPDKANGVKVQKLLPKTDPPRRSRLSIILLDQGFTFYKGLFLVCMALNVVALALSAAGYFPYAKTRAALFSIGNILALTLCRSEAVLRVIFWLAVKIIGRPCVSLRIKTATTSFLQSVGGIHSSCGVSSIAWLVYSLVLTLKNKDKTSPEIIGVAFIILSLILLSSLAAFPLVRHLHHNVFERIHRFSGWMALILLWLFILLSVSYEPNSHTYHLTISKVVKKQECWFTLAITVLIIIPWLSVRKVQVSVSSPSSHTSIIKFEGGVEAGLLGRISPSPLSEWHAFGIISDGKKEHMMLAGAVGDFTKSLISTPPKHLWVRSIHFAGLPYLVNLYKRVLLVATGSGICVFLSFLLQPSKANVYLIWVAKDIELNFGREIIELVNKYSKEKVIVHDTAISGRPNVAEMSVNAAIMWNVEVVIVTSNPEGSRDVLRACKRAKIPAFGPIWDS from the coding sequence ATGGAAGAAAGGGAAAGCACAGAGATAAAGATAGCCAGGTTTTCAAGTTGTCGCGGGGTAGCATTTGAAATCGATCCTAATAGAAGCAACCCCTTTGCAATTGGATCACCAACAAAGCAGGAAGGGATTGGAACTTGGCTTTGGCTTCCATGGACTCGAAACAGTTCATTCAAAGTTCTTCCTCAGCCTCATAACATTAGTCCAACTCGGAGCCGGGTCAGCAGCCACTTCTGTGACATTGACATTGATGCAAGTGATGTTGAGGTAGAGTTCATAGCTGAAGTTCAAGATATAGAAAAACCAGATAAAGCTAATGGAGTTAAGGTGCAAAAGCTACTTCCCAAAACTGATCCACCAAGGAGGTCAAGGCTGTCCATAATTTTGCTTGATCAAGGGTTCACATTCTACAAAGGGCTTTTTCTGGTTTGCATGGCCTTGAATGTGGTGGCATTGGCTCTTTCCGCTGCAGGGTATTTCCCTTATGCTAAGACAAGAGCTGCATTGTTCTCTATTGGGAACATTCTAGCTCTAACACTATGTAGAAGTGAAGCAGTTTTGAGAGTTATTTTCTGGTTGGCTGTGAAGATTATTGGGAGACCTTGTGTCTCTCTTAGAATCAAAACTGCTACCACTTCATTCCTTCAAAGTGTTGGGGGAATCCATAGTAGTTGTGGTGTCTCTTCCATAGCCTGGCTAGTTTATTCCCTAGTTCTTACATTGAAAAACAAAGACAAAACTTCCCCAGAGATAATTGGGGTTGCATTCATCATCCTCTCACTCATTCTACTCTCTTCCCTTGCAGCCTTCCCCCTCGTCCGCCATCTTCATCACAATGTTTTCGAGAGAATCCACCGTTTTTCCGGATGGATGGCTCTCATCCTTCTCTGGCTATTCATTCTTCTCTCCGTAAGCTATGAACCAAACTCACACACCTATCACTTGACCATATCTAAGGTGGTCAAGAAGCAAGAGTGTTGGTTCACTTTAGCCATCACAGTTCTCATTATCATTCCTTGGTTGAGTGTTAGAAAGGTACAAGTTAGTGTATCATCTCCATCGAGCCATACCTCGATCATCAAGTTTGAAGGTGGTGTTGAAGCAGGTTTACTAGGTAGAATAAGTCCTTCACCCTTGTCAGAATGGCATGCCTTTGGGATCATATCTGATGGGAAGAAAGAGCACATGATGCTAGCTGGTGCAGTTGGTGATTTCACCAAGTCCTTGATTAGTACCCCACCAAAGCATCTTTGGGTCCGCAGCATTCATTTTGCAGGCTTGCCCTACCTAGTGAACTTGTATAAAAGGGTGTTATTGGTTGCCACAGGGTCAGGGATTTGTGTGTTCTTGTCATTTCTTTTGCAGCCTAGTAAAGCTAATGTGTACTTAATTTGGGTGGCTAAGGACATTGAATTGAACTTTGGAAGGGAGATAATAGAGTTGGTGAACAAATATTCAAAAGAGAAGGTGATAGTGCATGACACAGCAATTTCTGGTCGTCCCAATGTAGCTGAGATGAGTGTGAATGCTGCTATTATGTGGAATGTTGAAGTGGTTATTGTCACTAGCAACCCTGAAGGAAGTAGAGATGTGCTTAGAGCATGCAAGAGGGCTAAAATCCCTGCCTTTGGCCCCATTTGGGACTCTTGA